Part of the Pedobacter sp. MC2016-14 genome is shown below.
ACACAATATCGATGATATATTGCTCAATTTTCTCATCCATGTACACCTCTCGTACAATCTTTCTGCCCCTGATGATGTCATCCGGGTGCAAAATGGTATTTACTTTTGGCATGCCCTGAGGAGCAATATTAGCCCGCATGATCATTTTTTCGTCTTCCTTTTTCGGATAGCCGATAATTACTTTGAGCATAAAACGGTCTACCTGTGCTTCTGGCAGTGGATAAGTACCTTCCTGTTCAATTGGGTTTTGGGTAGCCAGTACTAAAAAAGGAGTAGGCAATGGAAAGGTATGGTCGCCAATGGTTACCTGACGTTCCTGCATCGCTTCCAGCAAGGCACTTTGTACTTTGGCTGGCGCACGGTTAATCTCATCGGCAAGAATGAAGTTGGAAAACAAAGGGCCTTTTCGGACCACAAACTCTTCTTTTTTCTGGTTATAGATCATGGTGCCCAGCAAATCTGCCGGCAACAGATCGGGTGTAAACTGAATTCTGCTAAAGCCGGCATCAATACATTTAGAAAGGGTGTTGATGGCTAGTGTTTTAGCTAGTCCAGGTACACCTTCAAGCAAGATGTGGCCGTCTGCAAGCAGACCTATCATCAGCCGCTCTACCATGTAGCGCTGTCCCACAATAACTTTATCCATCTCCATAAACAGGAGGTCAATAAATGCACTCTCTTGTTGTATTTTATCGTTAAGTGCCCTGATGTCTGTTACGTTATT
Proteins encoded:
- a CDS encoding MoxR family ATPase, which gives rise to MEQVNNVTDIRALNDKIQQESAFIDLLFMEMDKVIVGQRYMVERLMIGLLADGHILLEGVPGLAKTLAINTLSKCIDAGFSRIQFTPDLLPADLLGTMIYNQKKEEFVVRKGPLFSNFILADEINRAPAKVQSALLEAMQERQVTIGDHTFPLPTPFLVLATQNPIEQEGTYPLPEAQVDRFMLKVIIGYPKKEDEKMIMRANIAPQGMPKVNTILHPDDIIRGRKIVREVYMDEKIEQYIIDIVFATRFPEQYKLADYKNLVNFGASPRASINLALAAKAYAFIKRRGYVIPEDVRAVCHDVLRHRIGLTYEAEAENISTEDIITGILNAVEVP